The genomic segment AGGGAAATCTGCATAGGTACAATTGGAAAAtgaagaatttaatttttgtataaacaaatttgaaattcgatgggaacgaactttggatatacatcatcatggattctgctaaaaaattacaaaaattattcaaaacgGAAACTTTTAGAGGCTttgaactttaaatcgataATTGGTACATAAGTATACCccacaaactaaatttcgcccaaatcggagaaaacgTACAGTTATGGGggttcaagaggtcaaatcatGGAATAAATTTATAAAGCGGCGGTATCTTTgagcttttttttaacttttataccctccaccataggatgcgggtatactaatttcgccattctgtttgtaactccttaaaatattcgtcaaagaccccataaaatatatatattcttgatcgtcatgacattttaagtcgcaatatgtgtgtccgtctgtccgtccgtccgtccgaccgtctgtctgtcgaaaacacgctaactttcgaaggagtaaagctagccgcttgaaattttgcacaaatacttagtgtaggtcggttgggattgtaaatgggctatatcagtccacgttttgatatagctgccctataaaccgatcagggatcttgacttcttgagccactagagggcacaattcttatccgatttggctgaaattttgcatgagttgttttattatgacttccaacaactgtgctgagtgtggtttaaatcggtccataacctgataaggctgccatataaaccgatctggggtcttgacttcttgagcaattaaaggacgctattattatccgatttggccgaaattgtgcaagaggtgttttattatgacttgcaacaactgtgctaagaatagttcaagtcggttcataaaccgatatagctgccatatatttatatggcagctatatcagattatgaaccgatctgcggtcttgacttcttgagccgctagagggcacaagtcttatctgatttggctgaaattttgcatgagttgttttattatgtcttccaacaactgtgctgagtatggttgaaatcggtctataacctgatatagctgccatataaaccgatctgcggtcttgacttcttgagccgctagagggcacaattcttatctgatttggctgaaattttgcatgagttgttttattatgacctccaacaactgcgctgagtatggttgaaatcggtctataacctgatatagcttccatataaaccgatctggggttttgacttcttgagccacttgagggtgcaattattatccgatttcgctgatatttgatacaactgcttctcttatgacctttaatatacgtgtcgaaaatggcaggaatcggcttatagcctaatgcagctcccttataaaccgatatattacccctattttatttcttcaggcccttaagtgcgcaatacttactagatttggctgaaattttacacaatgacttctaccaatatttagttcaaatatggtccgaaatgaaccataacttgatattgttccaataacatagcaattcttttcttttatcctttgtttgcctaaaaagagatacgaatgcgacccatggtgaaggatatataagattcggcccggccgaacttagcgcgcttttacttgttactatttgAAAACGGCAACaaattttgctgttttagcaaaaaattacagCTGTTCCATTTTCAGCACACTTTTTGTATAACAGCATAAAGTGTGctgaataaatatttttgctgtttttatacccaccaccgatggatgggggtatattcattttgtcattctgtttgcagcatatcgaaatatccatttccgaccctataaagtatatatattcttgatcagcgtaaaaatctagccatgtccgtccgtctgtctgttgaaatcacgctacagtatttaaaattaaagatattgagcttgaattttgcacaaattctttttttgtccataagcaggttaagttcgaagatgggctatatcggactatatctttatatagcccccatatagacccatcccccgatttagggtctaaggcccataaaagccacatttattatacgattttgctgaaatttgggacagtgagttgtgttaggtcctttgatatctttcttgaatttggtccatatcggtccagatttaaatatagctgccatatagaccgatctctctatttaaggtcttgggcccataaaagggccatttatcgtccgatgttgccgaaatttgggacagtgagttgtgttaggccctccgatattcttctccaatttggctcaggaccatatcggtccagatttggatattgctgccatatagaccgatctgccgattatagGATTAGTTTTGCATTTAGCTGCCgtataggccgatttctcgatttatggtattgcgcccataaaagccgcatttattgtccgattttgccaaaatttgggacagtgagttgtgtgaggcccttcgatatccttcctaatttggcccagacggttcagatttggatatagatgccacatagaccgatctcccgatttaaggttttgagcccataaaaggcgcatttattgaccggttttgccaaaatttgggacagcgagttgtgttaggccactcgacatccatcttcaatttggcccagatcggtccggatttggatatagcatccatatagaccgatctttcgatttagggttttgagcccataaaggcgcattaattgtccgatttcgccgaaatttagaacagtgagttatattaggcccttcgacatttttcttcaatttggctcagatcagtccagatttggatatagcttccatatagaccgatttctggttttgggaccataaaaggtgtatctattgtccgatttctccgaaatttggaacagtgagttgtgttaggctcttcaacatctgcgtcgtatatggttcagatcggtttattttcagatatagattctaaaaagaccaaaattttattatacacaatggAATAATGTTCCAAATCctaacatatttggatatagctgctatggggcataaggtatgcatttttcaccggattttggcgaaaagtggtttacatatatacccgaggtggtgggtatccaaagttcggcccggccgaacttgacgcctttttacttgttctagttgaagaaatcattcaaagaacaaatgcgatccatggtggagggtatataagattcggctcggccgaactttacacgcttttactcgtttgttattgctctactaatgtgtacatgactgaCATGGCCTTTTggttctaaatttaaagaaaaaagattatggaaatACACAtttagtggtgattataaacatccactgagacacatatttacatttgtattttatcttTTCTtccaacatccccttcataattaagcagtcattttcagcataTAACAGATTTTTCAGCAGTCAGTCTGCTGCTCTgatattgcagaactactgctgtaatagcagaactactgctgtaatagtagAACTACCGCTGTAAtggcagaactactgctgtgaTAGCAGCAAAATTAGCTATAATtctattcagcagacagtgtttgctattttcagcaaactttttgctATGGGTGTAACTTCCATATCAAACCATCTCTCGATTGGACTTCTGGAGCCGCAAGAAGccaaaattattatccgattcggctaaaTATGTGATATTggtgttttttcaataaaaaaatattaaataaaaaagcgtccatataaaccgaacttaaTCCACATTAATTGTggtaaaaatattgggttgcccaaaaggtaattgcggattttttaaaagaaagtaaatgcatttttatataacttagaatgaactttaatcaaatatactttttacactttttttctaaagcaagctaaaagtaacagctgataactgacaaaagatagaatgcaattacagagtcacaagctgtgaaaaaatttgtcaacgccgactatatgaaaaatccgcaattactttttgggcaacccaatagttaatcAACCTGATGTAGTTTCCATATTTCACATTTTGGGCACATATATAACaccatgaagtgttctgtttctCCATGGAAACCTTAATATGCCATTTAATGTACTGTGTCCCTATCCCATTTACCTCTACTGTAGTCTCTACTAGTCAGCCATAGTGGCTGCCactatttgtttttcttctcaCTTGCAATCTGTTCGAGTAAAAGTAAATGGCACATagagcaaaaacaaaagcaTGACGCCTACTGCGAGTATCATAGGACCAACTCTCCAACACCTACTCACCAACCTATGTATCTACCTTTCAGCATATACATTTGGCCATGTACTCTCATCTACACCAAGCATGTAGATGTTAACCTTAGAGCTCTTAGCCTTGACGTCATAGATTTTCTGTTTCATTTGCTTGGGACTAACAGGCGATTTCTTTTCTTCTTGCAGAGGCAAAATGCAAAGTCCTTACAAATCCTTGCTATTGGCTGTTATGCTGTTCGTTATGGCGCATGGCATAAGTGTGACGTCACTGATGGCAGCAGCACATAGTGGCGGAGGTGGAGATGGCTATAACACACAGGCGGCGCTCacggcaacagcaacagcagcatcagcaTCGAAATCAGCATCACCATCAGCACTAAAAGACAGTCTGGGCAACCTTGATAAAACTGTAGCCAAGAGTAGACCGTCAAGTGCAGTTGAAGATTGGAGTTTGGTGTGTCAACAGCTCTGCGGGTAAGTTGCTCAAGCAGCAACCTTTgaacaaaaaataagaaatgaaaaaaaaaaagacaaatacCAGCAACAATAAAACACATTATAGTgaagttttgtgtgtgtgtgtgtgtgtgtgcgtgtaaaTGTCCTTTTTGTGACAAAAGCGattttaattcaaaaaaaaaaaaaaatccgacgTTAATTCAAAAAGTTTGGCCTAACAACACTTTTGGCTATAAATGACccaaaaaaacttttaacaaagtgtgaaatttggaaaaaaaaacgtttaatgTGATACTAATCTCTTTtggtcttttcttttttttgagaaaaaaaaaatcaaaaagtttcTTTGTCTGCCTTTGTGAAATATTATGTGATTTGTTTTTCCTATTCTGTTTCTAGAGCTGCCTTAGGCGGCGCTGAGTGCACCCCCTATTGTAAAAATATGCCAGTTTTACCTCAGATAGTGCAACTTGAAAATGCCAACACCCTTTTGGATGCCAAAAATCTGCAATTCATGTGCCCGCAGCTCTGTGGACTACACTTTGGTATGTgttttaacattaaaaaaaatatattaaaattttttaataaatagccATTTTTTATGTTTGTCATGATGCTTTACTCtgttaaagtttttatttttaaaaattaaaaaccccGTCGGCATATAAGATTTCAATTGCCTTCAAATGACCTTCCCCATTTTAATGTTGAAGGGCATTCTATCTAGCATCAAATTTAGTAATTTTGAcatctttaatattttttggaaCTTTTGTGCCTTCACCATTcaacaaaaattaagatatcacCAGGGTTGCCAACTAGGTTTATTACCTTTTAGGCTACCCAAAAGGTACCCGAAAAGATGCCATTTAGTGCCAAACGAAAAAAAGGCATAAGGTGGACGCATCTTGTATTTCTAGTTAGGGCTTTTTACCTtgccgtagctcagaggttagcatgtccgcctatgacgctgaacacctgggttcgaatcctggcgagaccatcagaaaaaatttcagcggtggttttcccctcctaatgctagcaacatttgtgaggtactatgccatgtaaaacttctctccaaagagggagggaaggaggccccttatcattgagcttaaacttgaatcggactgcactcaatgatatgtgagaagtttggccctgatctttagtggaatgttgatgggcaaaatttgcatttgcagcacTTTAGTTGTTGTATATTTGGAGCGGTGAGCTGATATCTTAGAAGCAGTAGTTTTTACTCGAATTCGGACCATGGATATGATGACCAGTCACAATGCCaaaacttgttatacccaccaccgaaagatgggggtatattcattttgtcattccgttggcaacacatcgaaatatccatttccgatcgtcgtaaaaatcaaaggtgatctagccatgtccgtctgtctttaaaaatagagatattaattaattattaattaaggtcttaggcgcatttaagccacatttataatccgatttggatatgaGCAAAATGTTCgcatttgggaaattttttcccaaattCTTGAGAATTGATGACTGATGGGGTATCTTCTCGAAGAAAACTGCTGATGTAGGGTTTAGTATCAAAGAAACTACAATCCAGTGCAGTGATCCTTTCGgccacattttttgaaaatatttgaattaaaagccaaattttattaacgaaaaaaatgaaatcaaccatgcacagtgggatggcaAAAAATGTgtgccaaacaagtaaaagagtgttaAGTTCATTCGGGCTGAATcctataaaccctccaccatggattgcatttgtcgagttcttttccccgaTATCTATTtcaaagcaaacaaaggataaaagaaaagaattgcaaagctattgaagatatatcaagttattgtccgattcggatcataattgaggtgaatgtagaagtcattgtgtaaaatttcaattctaataagaattccgcccttaaggggctcaagaagtaaaaaagggtgatcgctttatatgggagctgattcaggttatagaccgcttcataccatatttgatacatatgttgaagatcatggaagaagacgttgtacaaaatttcatccaaatcagataataattacgccctactagaggctcaaggtgtCAGAAaccaagattggtctatatggcagctatatcaggttatggaccgatttcaaccatactaaacgcagttgttgaaagtcataggaaaacgctttatgcgaaatttcagccaaattggagaggaattgcgccctctagacgctcaagaagccaatacccaagataggtattggttgcccaaaaagtaattgcggattttttaaaagaaagtaaatgcattttttataaaacttagaatgaactttaatcaaatatactttttttacacttttttctaaagcaagctaaaagtaacagctgataactgacagaagaaagaatgcaattacagagtcacaagctgtgaaaaaatttgtcaacgccgactatatgaaaaatccgcaattactttttgggcaacccaatatatatgacagccatatcaggttatggaccgatttgaaccaaactcagcacagttgttaaaagtcatatcaaaatacgtcgtgcaaaatttcagccaaatccgctaagaattgcgttctcttgaggctcaaggagtctaaaaccaagatcggtttatatcgcagccatatcaggttatgaaccgatttcaaccatactaagcacagttgttgaaagtcgtaggaTAACGCttcaatttcatccaaatcggataggaattgttccctctagacgctcaagaagtcaatacccaagataggtttatatgacagccatgtcaggttatgaatcgatttaaaccacacttagcgcagctgtcgtgcaaaatttcagccaaatctgatgggaattgcaccctttagacgctcacgaagtcaagttcccagatcggtttatgtggcagctatatcagattatggactgatttgacagagttgttagaagttataacaaaacatatgcgaaatttcagtcaaatcggataagaattacgccctctagtggctcaagaagtcaagaccccatataggtttatatgacagctatatcaggttataggccgatttaaaccatactcagcactattattggaagtcgtaataaaacaccaccgtagcgcagaggttagcatgtccgcctatgacgctgaacgcctgggttcgaatcctggcgagaccatcagaaaaaatgttcagcggtggttgtcccctcctaatgctggcaacttttctttccaaaaagttgtcgcactgcggcacgccgttcagactcggctataaaaaggaggccccttatcattgagcttaaacttgaatcggactgcactcattgatatgtgagaagtttgcccctgttccttagtggaatgttcatgggcaaaatttgcaatttgcaataaaacacctcatgcgaaatttcagccaaatcagataggaattgcgctctctagtgggtAAAAAtgtccagattcaagatcggtttatatgacagctaaatcggattatagatcgatttaaatcagacttggcacagttattggaagtcataacgaaacacatcatgcaacatttcaggcaaatcgaatagtaattgcgccctctagaggctcaagaagtctagaccccagataggtttatacgacagctatatcaggttatggaccgatttgtaccatactcaaacggctgttggaaatcataacaaaacacctcattcaatatttcagccaaagcggatgggaattacgccctttagtggcagctacaacaacaacagccgttgaaccatccagatcactttaaaaagctcaataacttgcgaatgttcacattcgctaaatcagacaggttctcaaagaaatgggaacctaaagtggaaatcCTTCTAActactagtgcgggacacacatacagaaggtgttctatagtctctacttcttcaatgttctcacagcttctgcaaaagtcgttgctggcaatcttcagtctgtcagcaaggTTTTCAgataagacagtgacctatcatgacgtacacaatgactgagacgtctgttctagccaatgactgcaaagcagtagacctcttcaaggcaagattaggccacatagttttggaatgctcactgcccccactttgtgaccatctatcattggttgttcttcgggcctggtgctgaaaacttagcttacatgtcgctagaggcatatccacagattccattaTTCCTGGAATgtttagggtagttcctagtctcgcaagctcatccgctttacaattccctgggatatctctgtgacccggctcccagaacaggtgaattttgaactgttcacccatttcgttgagagatctgcgacagtcgagggcggtttttgtgttcagaaatacgtcctacagggatttaatggctgactggctgtctgagaaaatatttatgccaattgtcgtaatgaagttatatcttagccatttcatcacttccttaattacaaggatctctgcttgatacacattgcagtgatggggtaaccttttcgatgtgaccagttctagaactttagagtacaccccggATGCCTGGAGAGTGTTGATATAAATTTGCCGAAATGTTGGACTAACCCCaatagaaaaacatttatctggaatatattttaattagATCGATGCTGAAGAAGTCTTTGTACCATTGATATGCATATTTTCACCACAAATAAGATTATTATTGTGTCTAGAGAtgtaacaatattattttatatctctTTATATCGGATATCGCTTTATAAGTGAACTAATCAGGTTTTAAATCGTGCCATATTTGGcaagtttcagacaaatcggataagaatagcgccctctagaggctcacagaCTAGACTAGAGCTCATAACAGaataaaatttgcggcttccaggggcccaatactaatcggataagaattgcgccctctagaggctcacagaCTAGACTAGAgctcataacagaacaaaatttgtggcttccaggggcccaataCTAATCggaaatcggatatgaattgcgccctctagaggctgacaGACTAGACTAGAgctcataacagaacaaaatttgcagcttccagggacCCAATACTAAtcagaaatcggataagaattgcgccctctagaggctgataGACTAGACTAGagttcataacagaacaaaatttgcgacttccaggggcccaaTACTAAGTATTCACATCAATACTGAGTATCTGTGAAACATtttaggcggctagctttacgcttgctatcactatcgtgatttcgacagaccaaCGGACGGGCGAACATGGCAATATCGTCTCAGAACGTCGGGactattaagaatatatatactttatggggtcttagaggaatatttcgaggtgttacaaacggaaagattagattagtataactTAGCTTATAAACAAATTGGTACGAAATAATGACAAACAtttcataaaagaaaatttggtatacattttgtcatagaaaccaatttttacaaaatttttcattgaaaagaaattttaccAACATTTCCATTagtaatgaaatttcaaataaaatagaaaatatcgatttaaacttaaaatgttctATTACCCGAAACTTGCTATGGTCTTaatacttttcatcaaaatagattcagatttggaaaaaactcccatatattgcagtac from the Stomoxys calcitrans chromosome 1, idStoCalc2.1, whole genome shotgun sequence genome contains:
- the LOC106084442 gene encoding uncharacterized protein LOC106084442 is translated as MQSPYKSLLLAVMLFVMAHGISVTSLMAAAHSGGGGDGYNTQAALTATATAASASKSASPSALKDSLGNLDKTVAKSRPSSAVEDWSLVCQQLCGAALGGAECTPYCKNMPVLPQIVQLENANTLLDAKNLQFMCPQLCGLHFGDDVCTCKNWLNGNYDAKMEITHDDETNVCAIFCDFKHVTLTGCSPCDKSETTDQTPQITLDKVEAMGKSIIMGFDEETTPDWNELCASLCKTGDGGSLCNCDLSPFYV